The DNA sequence TCCGAAAAATCGATGCCAGTGTTGACCGTGGCGATAACCGGACTCACGGACATCAGAATTGCACCCACAGCTGGTGACTCTACAAGCCGACACGCAGAAAACTATAAACTTAGTCTCGTCTAATTTCGTTCTAATGCTGAGCGCCATCATGGAGGACTATCTCAAAGCGATCTATTACCTCCAGGACGAAACGGATGAACGGGTGCGGACCTCGACGCTCGCTGAGCATATGGGTGTAGAACAGCCGTCCGTCACCAGTATGATGAAAAAATTGGCCGAGCGTGATTTGGTACATCATGAGCCCTACAAGGGGGTTGAACTCACAGACACCGGCATTCCTATCGCTCTCGAAATCATTCGCCACCACCGGCTTTTAGAACGATATCTGACGGATCACCTCGAGTACGATTGGGCTGAGGTGCACGACGAAGCAGATCGCCTCGAACACCACATCAGCAATCAATTCGCCGACCGGATAGCAGAGCAGTTAGGGGATCCCGCAGTTGACCCACATGGCGACCCGATTCCCACCGCGGAGCTGGATATTTCTGCACCGAAATGCGGTGAAACACTGGCCGATCATCAAGTGGGCGACAGCGTTCGAATCGAACGCGTGCCAGACGAAGACGCTGATCTACTCCGATATCTGTCCGAACACGGGATTCACCCGGGAACTGAAGTGGAAATCGTTGAGGTCACCTCATTTGGAATGGTGACACTCGATCTCGACGGTGGCGACGAACCAGTTGCACTTCCCGAGAAAGTTGCCCGCTCTATATCCGCTCAATCTCTGTCTGAGGATACAAGCTAACCGAGTCGGAACCTCGTCCGCCAGCGATTAGTTTAGACTCAATCAAAGTTTAGATGAGTCAAATATATACGTTGGATAGCTCAAGAGACTCCTATGGGCATCAAGAGGCTTGACCAGCGGAGGAGATCATGCCATCGATAGATTACAGTAGCGCAGCAGACGTCACAGAACGACTTGAAGAGCGGCTGGTCGAATCACTCACCGGTGAGACGAGCGTCAGCCGCCGCACGGTGCTCGGCGGTCTCGGTGTTGCCGGGAGTGCAGCCGTCGGACTCGGGAGTTCTCGGGCAAGTGCCGCCTCCGATCACGACGATGAGGCTGAACATGGTAACTTCGGTGCGGTGGGCGAATACCGGGATTTGGATTTCGACCCCCACGAGTTCCTCACTGCATTCAATACCGGAGACAGCGGGCAAGATAACGTTCCCCAACAGGTCTACGAAGAGGATGGCCGAACCGTGCGGGAGTTCGAGTTCACCGCCGTCGACACCACGATAGCAATCGCGCCGGGCGTTGAGTTCCAGGCATGGGCGTACAACGGCCAAGTACCGGGGCCGACGATCCGCGCCGTCGAGGGCGACCTGATTCGCGTGAAGTTCACGAATCTGGGACGACACGCACACACGATCCATCCACACCTGAAGAACCTCAACCCGAGAATGGACGGGATCCCCCAGAATGGGCCTGGCGTCCTCGATACGGGCGAGTCATTCACCTACGAGTGGATCGCCCAACCCGCCGGCACGCACTTCTATCACTGCCACTCACTCCCGTTGAAAGAGCACATCCACCGCGGACTCTACGG is a window from the Halobaculum magnesiiphilum genome containing:
- a CDS encoding metal-dependent transcriptional regulator encodes the protein MLSAIMEDYLKAIYYLQDETDERVRTSTLAEHMGVEQPSVTSMMKKLAERDLVHHEPYKGVELTDTGIPIALEIIRHHRLLERYLTDHLEYDWAEVHDEADRLEHHISNQFADRIAEQLGDPAVDPHGDPIPTAELDISAPKCGETLADHQVGDSVRIERVPDEDADLLRYLSEHGIHPGTEVEIVEVTSFGMVTLDLDGGDEPVALPEKVARSISAQSLSEDTS
- a CDS encoding multicopper oxidase domain-containing protein — protein: MPSIDYSSAADVTERLEERLVESLTGETSVSRRTVLGGLGVAGSAAVGLGSSRASAASDHDDEAEHGNFGAVGEYRDLDFDPHEFLTAFNTGDSGQDNVPQQVYEEDGRTVREFEFTAVDTTIAIAPGVEFQAWAYNGQVPGPTIRAVEGDLIRVKFTNLGRHAHTIHPHLKNLNPRMDGIPQNGPGVLDTGESFTYEWIAQPAGTHFYHCHSLPLKEHIHRGLYGTIIVDPDPERVRENPREYVNYPGPITDDFREQLVEEAKSRNHEYAENDAVNEMVMVMNSFDTNFDGGNEVYAANTRAFGYGVGDTDGEGNWTAGETKRPIQIDKNQRQRVYLSNATEFDLINSFHTHSQFFDYYDHGTTLTPTNKTVDTIMQCQAQRGIIEIDYSDHEPGLYMFHAHQSEFAELGWMSFFEVV